The sequence below is a genomic window from Mytilus edulis chromosome 2, xbMytEdul2.2, whole genome shotgun sequence.
TGACACAGTAAGATACGTCACTAAGACTTCACTCTTCCTATTCCTAGATTACTCTGTTtagccagacaagctggggccgtgggaccaGCTTGTCTGGCATAACAGTTGttggacatcagagtaatctctGACAACACTCTTCCTAACCTGCAAAAACTgaccaatataaaaataaggaaatgtcgcatgattgccaatgagacagctatccaatAAAGTTCAGATGAAGTGAATGTTAGCTATTATTGGCAaatatatggccttcaacaatgagaaaaacccatgccatatagtcagctttaaaaaaGTCCAGATGTGAAAAAGTGAAACAAGTAAATTCAGAAAACTAACgtcataatttataacaaaacaatttacaaattattttttttatgacagatatgaaccaaagacaaccactgaacttgGAAAAGGCACTTAAAAAATATAGCAGTGGTAAATATGTTTGTGATAAAGAAAACAGCACTTGATTTATAGTCTTAAgaaataatattaatttatttgatttttgtgtcatatacatgtatccaaCCATTTAATTTTGCTTATATATGAGCCTGAGAAGACACATTGCATAAAAGGTATACACATGCTCATAAAAATTCTAACATATCCAAActcttataacttataacttgtGTGTGACATAAAACAAAAGTGTATAAACCTAATGATATcatgaagaaaacaaaaaaaaaagattttcagatcaaatttatattttgtttgattaaaGTTTGAAACTCCAAGAAATGTTGTTGCAGAGTAAATGTATATAAAAcctacatttgattttttttcagaaatggacacaCAAAAGATGTGAGAGAGTTTATCCCTGGTGATATGTTTAAAGAAAGATCTTGTGTATGAAAATATGGAGATGAACAGTCAAGACAATTCTAACTACTCAGATACAGGTCAAAGTTCACCATATTCCAAGTTTTCTGAATCTAGTAAATTGATAGATAGTAATAAAACTCTAAGGGTTTCTTTGGTTAAACTGAAACTTGACAACCTTCCTCTGAGAGTAAAATCCTCCACTTTTGTCacagaaagaaaacaaaacaatccAAGCACAACTGTTAGCCAAGAGTCTAAAGATCCTTGTTCAAAGATCAGAAGAAAGCCTAATTCATGTAACAGAACATTTAAATATAAGGCTGCAGAAAAGCAGAGAAAAGCAAAAGTTGataataaaacagaaaattgtCAGGATTCCAACTTGGAAATCAATGAAAAAAGAAAGTTAAATGTTCAGCACACAGTATGTCAAGCTGAGCATTCTTATAATGACACAGAAAACTCCATAGCCATAGAAAACACTACAAATGAGGCTCTTACAAAAGGAAGACCTGCAGATGAAACTGATAAAGCTGACAGTAAGGAAGAAAACACTACACATGAAACTAATATAACTGACATTGCCAAAGAAAACACTGTACATGAAACTTATAAAGCTTATATTGCCAAAGAAAACACTACAACTGAATCTAAGTCAACTGACATTGCCAAAGAAAACACTACACATGAAACTAATATAACTGACATTGCCAAAGAAAACACTGTACATGAAACTTATAAAGCTTATATTGCCAAAGAAAACACTACAACTGAATCTAAGTCAACTGACATTGCCAAAGAAAACACTACACATGAAACTTATAAAACTTACATTGCCAAAGAAAACACTACAACTGAATCTAAGTCAACTGACATTGCCAAAGAAAACACTACACATGAAACTTATAAAACTTACATTGCCAAAGAAAACACTACAACTGAATCTAAGTCAACTGATATTGCCAAAGAAAACACTACAACTGAATCTAAGTCAACTGACATTGCCAAAGAAAACACTACAACTGAATCTAAGTCAACTGACGTTGCTAAAGAAAACACTACAACTGAATCTAAGTCAACTGACGTTGCTAAAGAAAACACTACAACTGAATCTAAGTCAACTGATATTGCCAAAGAAAACACTACAACTGAATCTAAGTCAACTGATATTGCAAAAGAAAACACTACACATGAAACTAATCAAGCTGAAAGTGCAAAAGAAAACACAACACACGAAACCAATATAACTGACAGTGTCGAAGAAAACACAACACATGAAACTAAACCAGCTGACATTGCCAAAAAAAACACTACACATAAACCAAATGCATCTATTATTGCCATAGAAAACACTACACTTGAAGCTTATACAACCTGCATTGCCAAAGAAAACACAACACATCAAACTAAACCAGCTTACATTACCAAAGAAAACACTGCACATGAAACTAATACAACTGAAAATGCCAAAGAAAACACTTCACTAGAAACTAATAAAGCTTTCATTGCCAAAGAAAACACTACACATAAAACTAATTCAGCTGCCAGCACCATAGAAAACACTAAACATAAAACTAGTGAAGCTTACATAGCAATAGAAATCACTAAACATAAAACTAGTGAAGCTTTCATAGCAATAGAAAACACTAAATATGATATTTATTCAAAAGACAGTGCCAAAGAAAACACTACACACAAAATGTGTACTGATGACATTGCAAATGAAAATACTACACATGAAACTAAACTAGCTTTCAGTGTCAAAGAAAACATTTTACATGAAATTAATAAAGCTGACTGTGGCATGGAAAACACTACAGAAGAAACTAATAAAGCTGACTGTGGCATGGAAAACACTACAGAAGAAACTAATAAAGCTGACTGTGGCATGGAAAACACTACAGAAGAAACTAATAAAGCTGACTGTGGCATGGAAAACACTACAGAAGAAACTAATAAAGCTGACTGTGGCATGGAAAACACTAAAGATGAAATTAATAAAGCTGACTGTGGCATGGAAAACACTACAGAAGAAACTAATAAAGCTGACTGTGGCATGGAAAACACTACAGAAGAAACTAATAAAGCTGACTGTGGCATAGAAAACACTAAAGATGAAATTTATAAAGCTGACTGTGGCATGGAAAACACTaaagatgaaataaataaagtAGACAATACCCATGAAAACACTTTACATGAAACTTATGTAACTGACAATGCCCATGAAAACACTTCACATGAAACTTATGTAACTGACAATGCAAAAGAAAGCACTTTGCATGAAACTTATTCAGCTCACAGTATCAAAGAAAACACTACAAGTGAAACTTACAAAGCTAACAACATCAATAAAAACACTACATATGAAACTTACACAGCTAACAACATCAATAAAAACACTACATATGAAACTAATTCAGCTGACAAAGCCAAAGAAAATACTATAAATGAAACTTATACAGCTAACAGTGCCATAGAAAACACTACACTTGAAAATAATACAGCTACCAGTGCCATAGAGAATTGTAACACCGAATTGAAATTAGGCAATAATATAAATgggttaaaaaaaaggaaaatgagaAAATCCAGGTGGGATATGGTAACACCTCTATtcaatgaagtggatgtaaacaaAGAATTGAATGTTGTCAACAGTGATGTAGGAACCAGGGGAAACCCAGATAATAGTTTACTTCAGTACACTAGACACAATGACATAGAAAGACCGGATAACTTCTCTGACAATATCCAAAAGCCAAAGAAAATGAGGATATCAAGATGGGATACAGTTATGCCTCCTGAGCCTTATGAGAATTGCATTGAACTAAATGTAGCGCTGAGCTCAAACAAATTTTCACACCAATCATctcaaaatggcaaaatcaggaAGTCCAGGTGGGACACGGTTGAAACAACATCTGGTCTGAACATAGACAAAAATAATGATAGAACAGCAAGCTTTGACTTATCTGAGCCAAACATGGACAGCAATAAAGATAGAACATCCAGCAATGATGACACACAGCAACAGCTAAAAACAGCTGACAGACAATCAAACACTAAAACCAGTTCAATTGATTCTAAAACAACTAGCCATAATGGAAACCAGCAAAAATCAAGTTCAGAGAATGTTACAGCTTTATCTGATTTTTACAGAAGCCTTTTTGATAGAGATGGAAACATTAGAAATAATAAGACATTACACGAagttgaaaagaaaagaaagcagCAGTCCCTTGAAAGTTCACATGTACCTGATAAGATTTCCAATCACAAAGAAAGAAAGTTGGACACTCATCACAAGAAAAGTAAATTGAACACTCAAAATAGTTCACATCATACTGGTAAAAGTAAAAACCATAACCACAAAAAGGATGCTACTCGTCAGAATATTAATGATGTAAAAGTGAacatcaaaaaagaaaaaagattttcATCAAACCAGGGCAAGATTAATGGCACACACAGAGATAAGTCTAACATTAAAGTAAGTCACAGAATGAGTGGGACTATTATTCCAATGAAGTGTAATATCTGttccaaaataattaaaaatattgataagttGAAAATGCATATAGCTGAACATATTGGACAGAACCTGAAAACATGTGAATCTGCTAAGAAATCAGTTACACCTGAAAAAACAAAGGAACCAACTAAGACTAAGGTCATATTTAAATGTGAGATTTGTGAGAAACAGTTTAAAAAACGTGGAAATGTGATGATGACATCCAAAAAAACATCGAAAAGTggtctaaaatataaatgtttgtcGTGTCACAATTCTGGGAAAAAACGTA
It includes:
- the LOC139511257 gene encoding uncharacterized protein, which produces MEMNSQDNSNYSDTGQSSPYSKFSESSKLIDSNKTLRVSLVKLKLDNLPLRVKSSTFVTERKQNNPSTTVSQESKDPCSKIRRKPNSCNRTFKYKAAEKQRKAKVDNKTENCQDSNLEINEKRKLNVQHTVCQAEHSYNDTENSIAIENTTNEALTKGRPADETDKADSKEENTTHETNITDIAKENTVHETYKAYIAKENTTTESKSTDIAKENTTHETNITDIAKENTVHETYKAYIAKENTTTESKSTDIAKENTTHETYKTYIAKENTTTESKSTDIAKENTTHETYKTYIAKENTTTESKSTDIAKENTTTESKSTDIAKENTTTESKSTDVAKENTTTESKSTDVAKENTTTESKSTDIAKENTTTESKSTDIAKENTTHETNQAESAKENTTHETNITDSVEENTTHETKPADIAKKNTTHKPNASIIAIENTTLEAYTTCIAKENTTHQTKPAYITKENTAHETNTTENAKENTSLETNKAFIAKENTTHKTNSAASTIENTKHKTSEAYIAIEITKHKTSEAFIAIENTKYDIYSKDSAKENTTHKMCTDDIANENTTHETKLAFSVKENILHEINKADCGMENTTEETNKADCGMENTTEETNKADCGMENTTEETNKADCGMENTTEETNKADCGMENTKDEINKADCGMENTTEETNKADCGMENTTEETNKADCGIENTKDEIYKADCGMENTKDEINKVDNTHENTLHETYVTDNAHENTSHETYVTDNAKESTLHETYSAHSIKENTTSETYKANNINKNTTYETYTANNINKNTTYETNSADKAKENTINETYTANSAIENTTLENNTATSAIENCNTELKLGNNINGLKKRKMRKSRWDMVTPLFNEVDVNKELNVVNSDVGTRGNPDNSLLQYTRHNDIERPDNFSDNIQKPKKMRISRWDTVMPPEPYENCIELNVALSSNKFSHQSSQNGKIRKSRWDTVETTSGLNIDKNNDRTASFDLSEPNMDSNKDRTSSNDDTQQQLKTADRQSNTKTSSIDSKTTSHNGNQQKSSSENVTALSDFYRSLFDRDGNIRNNKTLHEVEKKRKQQSLESSHVPDKISNHKERKLDTHHKKSKLNTQNSSHHTGKSKNHNHKKDATRQNINDVKVNIKKEKRFSSNQGKINGTHRDKSNIKVSHRMSGTIIPMKCNICSKIIKNIDKLKMHIAEHIGQNLKTCESAKKSVTPEKTKEPTKTKVIFKCEICEKQFKKRGNVMMTSKKTSKSGLKYKCLSCHNSGKKRNDGSSELSVNVKKTLSIGKEKIVINNKGPKVFKENIAIKGYQVEDLIPSHSDKIVSFKNSTKPVKDHEEDLSGTNLPCETVPFEVNGPELPYRTTLVQDQKQQVLHTCELCGKTFKLKSKLNLHEKVHTGELEFFCKICGKYFHFYEELVVHEVVHSDIYPFECGVCGKKFKTPESVSRHVWTHTARRPFKCSYCDKSFATFTNRRNHEMIHTGDQPHKCNICDKSFRQRSGFVRHTRWHKNEYQYKCDQCERGFFSISELEIHITRTHHPERKKFTCETCGKKFTHNKELEIHSVTHTKIKAFKCSLCDKKYAGAYKLKLHMEVIHRGIKKFTCDVCGKKFGRKCEMDDHYRSHTKEKPYTCSLCGQTFSRLYSWKYHMEIHDDKVHTCDLCGKEFQTSRNLYHHKRMHKKKNLPKEYKYSCSICNKRFISLQGKKSHIMIHTGARPYACNLCDNRYTNSKSLKDHKISTHTNLRPNKCDICGKTFVRKQTLQTHKKVHIGAKPFECKQCGIKYTERGSLRRHNKKPCKKLKQKRSNENKNSDALKVNISTNQGQVSADIRETPIVLTETSNNLTETQKEVAEIPENINETQKDSNANETQKDISETTENITEKPNDMSETQMDICET